The Solenopsis invicta isolate M01_SB chromosome 1, UNIL_Sinv_3.0, whole genome shotgun sequence DNA segment tttatgatatatatttttttatgatatatgttttttgtatacttaatttgattgaaaaaaaaattgcttaataTCAAGACAGATTTGTAGTATAGTATAATTACATgcatgttttatttttctttttatcaatttagCTTTGTAACTTTAATGAAGtatgttttgaaatattatatcttttcttctttttttttcaagtaatgATCTTACCGAGTATCGAGCCAAGTATGGTACCAAGGGGTGTTCAACCTCTGCTCGTGtttgtaaatgtaaaatctGGTGGTTGTCAAGGACTCCAGCTAATTTCTAGTTTTCGTAAACTACTAAATCCTTTTCAAGTGTTCGATCTTGATAATGGCGGACCTCTTCCCGGGTAAGTAAATTGTAATGTGTTGAAACCTTAAATAACATGAATCATATATTTcggaacaatattattttataattatacacaatattatattataagtaaGAATGTTCTTTTTGTATTACAGACTTTACGTTTTTCGTCACATAAAGGACTACAAGATATTAGTTTGTGGTGGCGATGGAACAATAGGTTGGGTATTACAATGTTTAGATAATGTGGGTCAGGATAGTCAATGTTCTTCTCCCGCTTGCGCTATTGTACCTTTGGGAACGGGAAACGATCTTGCTCGTGTACTATGTTGGGGTTCAGGCTACACAGGTGATGAAGATCCACTAAACTTATTGCGAGACGTTATCGACGCggaagaaataatattagacaGGTGGACAGTAGTTTTTCATCCAGATGAAAAGGAACAAACTCCAGTAGTTTGTAACGCCGCTGCAGGTAagagatacattttttaacaatacccCAAGACTTTGTTTCGTAATTTAAATGAGAGAATTTTAATGATGAAAATGTGTTGCAGCTTCCCAGCATATAGCATCGCGCCATTTGCATATTACAGGATCTGGTGGTACAACTAGCGAAGACAATACGCAAATATATGTAATGAATAATTACTTTGGCATTGGCGTCGATGCAGATTTGTGTCTAGACTTTCATAACGCGAGAGAAGAAAATCCTAACAAATTCAAAAGCAGATTACGAAATAAAGGCGTGTATGTGACAATGGGTTTGCGTAAAATGGTCAGACGTAAACCGTGCAAAgatttacataaagaaattcgATTAGAAGTAGACGGTAAATTGGTTGAATTACCGCAAGTGGAaggaataataattttgaacattttaaggTAACCATTATGGAATATTTGTCATTACAAAGGAGAATGTTTTACACACCGTTTTTAAACGCTTTTCTTTCTCATTTAGTTGGGGTTCTGGTGCTAATCCTTGGGGACCAGATACCAAAGAAGATCAATTTTATACACCGAATCATTGGGACGGCATGCTGGAAGTTGTTGGAGTCACAGGCGTTATGCATCTTGGACAAATACAGTCAGGTTTACGTACGGCTATGAGGATAGCCcaggtaaattaaaattaattaataatacatgtagATGATTCCGTCTTTTTTTCATAATGTAACATGTGCCAATTTATTCGTCGTCGCATTTCGATAGGGTGGGCAcataaaaattcacttaaacTCAGACATACCTGTACAAGTAGACGGTGAACCGTGGGTTCAAAGTCCCGGAGACATCGTGGTCTTGAAATCAGCACTCAAGGTAATACTTTGATGTAAGAGTTCTTACAAAACTTCCCCATAATTCCACAAAAATAACGGACAGAATtgtaacgtaaaattatttgctGATACAATAATATCGTATTATATCGAATGTAGTACAGTGACGTGTTTTTATATTCTTGAAATGTGATAAATGACCAGAACCACTGCATCCTTTACTGTTCGAGTTTAAGTAGAATAATGGGGCGTACATTCTTTTGTGGCACGTAAATCTCTTTAACAAGCGCATCCCTATGTATTAGTTTATAGCACTTTTTGTTTCATATTACAATACTCTACGTATTCACCGTAAAAGCGTAACCTCTGATTGCTGATACCTATCAGCGCATGCTTTCCTCCCCTAATTGCACTCGACTAATATCTCCTTGTTCCTTTGTTCACTTCAGGCTACCATGTTGAAGAAAAGTAAGATCAAGCGTCGCAATACCGAACCGTCGATTCTACCTGCTAATGGGGAGGGGGGCAAGAGCACGGACGAGTAATTCAACTATACCACAACTTACAACCGCTCGATTGTTTAGTCGTATCTCTCGTAAGATGCGCGACATCACAGCCTAGACTCCTCAACGCGCACGAGCAGAATGCACGCGCGAGAGAGGAGTCTCGGTGTGACAAACGTGCCGTCTAGAACAATTCCACCTatccaaacaaaaaaaaaaggaaagaacgCAAAACTCCCCCGACCCCTCCGTTGATGCATGTAAAACCAATCAACTTCCGTGATACATTCTCGATTCCTCGTTCCAATGCAGCTAGCTCGAGCTTGTAATGTGTGGATTAGACGCATTATATCGGATAGTAGTGTTagctttacaaaatgtttcttctcttccttctttttctacGTATAAGTTGACCATGAGTTTGtaatttccattttttctatttctactTCTTACACTTATTATACTTCTATTTTGTCAGCGGCATTGACTGACATTTTTATCGATTGCTCCTTTGTGCGCTCCCTGATCCTGTCCCTTCCTAGGCTACGATGCTGAAGAAGACTAAGGGTAAAATGAAGCGGCGTAACACAGAATCCAGCATGCAGTTGGCGCTTCAGGCTGCACCGTCGAGCGATCCGGACGAAGACATCTTCTGAGTGAACAAACATTATGTGAAAGTGATCGAACACGTTGCGGTAACGCAAGGCACGTAGCCACGTAGAGAACTTGATCGACTAGCGTACGTAACAAAACAAAAGGCCTCGAAATCGTCCGACGGCGTTCGCGCTGTACGAACTTAACATAAGTACTTACTTACAAGGCGAAACAAAAAACACTCGTGGAAACAAGAAGGGACGGGTAGATAAGATTTTCAGATACACGGACACACATATATACAGCATAAAATCCATTATCGACTCAATGATTCTTAATGTTTGttcttacattaatagaaaatgaaaatagatctcatttttaaatgttaataattctAGCACCGTACGTAGCTCTTAtcgatcaatatttttttagtaaaattataatagattttAACAGTAACACACGTTAccacacatacacgtacacacatatTAACCAGTATCAAAGGAAGTTAACACGCTCATGCGTGCTTACGACGATGTTGATTTCCATTTACGTTCCAAGCTTGGTAGTCAAGGAAGAAGGAAGGAGGTCGTGATGTATTACGTTTCGTATGGTATTCTACCGATCTATGCAGTATTACGATACGAAACGTGTATCGAACGATATAAAAAATACGCAAACAGGTCagttgttaataatatattacatatatatatatagagaatatttatgattaaaatattaatatatttacataatattgtaTTAGTATTACGATATTAagttgtgataattgttatgtaTGTCTGACTGCTGGGCAGTCTGGAATTCGCTGAGAACCAGTGGCAGTCAGTTTTTTTCTAGGATACGGTTAAGaagaaggtaaaaaaaaaacaaaagattaaTGTAACTTTCATAACGATAAGACCGCATTGCGGGCTAAGCGCTTTGCCGATCCGTCTCCGCGGCGAAAAGAATGTATAGCGGATAAAAATCGCGATGTGTAACATACATACATGATGCAATGAGAGTCGGATTGGCAATGTACTGACCACCTTATTGGCTCTGACAGGCTCCTGTAACGACGAAAGCTCGGCGGTGCCACCGGCGACACACATTCCACTGTAACACGAAGGGGGTGGTGGAGGAGGGGGTGGTGGACGCGAAgagatatgtatatttattaactatGCCAAATGAGAAGAAGAGAGAGGGCTTGCAATCACGCTAACGTACTTAAAGATTCGTTGGCACGCGTCGTACGTAGCTGGAACGTTCGTAACGGGCGACGGCCGGGGACCGGACCACGCGAATCGGAGGCAATACTGTTTCTCGAGCTTCCAAGGTTTCGATCCTTGGTGGACCGACACACGAATCATCGAGTGTTATCAATGATCACCGAGCGATCGCCGACAAGGCGAACGACGAAATACCTTTTACCTGATGTCGCTCTCGGACACACGGGCGCACGTTCACGTTGGATCTTCGCTGGCATCGTGCGATttggaggaaaaagaaaaagataatgtAAAAGACAAGATATAACCAATTCGGTGCCAaacaattgtatataatattataaaagtaggGACTATATATAAGAGCGGATTCAGTTAATCGCGATGGCATTTAATGCGCCGGACGAGAGAAAGTAGTGCGCGAAAGGAGTACTTTCTTAACGTTAAGAGTATTCTTCGGAAAAAGGGGATGGGTGGGAACTCTTTTGAATTACGTACACATTGCGTTGTTTCGTGTAAACGTTtaacaaaacagaaaaaaagaaaaaaaaagcgtgGAATACAGCGCGTACCTTTGATACGTGGGAAGTAACCATGGGAGGAGGATAGGACTTCTTAGTACGCTTTTAGTACGCGCTGTGTGAACTTAGTTAATTATCTAACTAGACCTCTCTTGTGGATGTCTTCGATTATGAAAATGattatcaaaaaagaaaaagaaactaaTCAACCACATTTTGAGCAACCAAATTTCGAGCGGAGGCCATCATGTCCGGATGATTGATCCGGCCTCCGGTATCACAACCTGCCAACGATGTAAACTTGGGCTCGATTATTCATGTTATATCCGGTGTAGCGATGTGGATAATCACATCGACGGCAGATTGGAGAAAAACGTTTGTTAATTTGACCAAACTAGTATATTTGCTGttgctataaaaaatagagaaacaaTAAGCTATGAACAATCTACGTATAATAAATCAATGTATGTGCTACAAGCTGGCTGTTCCTTAATTACCCTTTTATCTCACGCTATATTTTTCTCTACAATTCCTACTGATTTTGGGCGACTTGGACTAAATTTCAGTTAATTTTCTCGCCTGCGTTATTaacatgaatataatattatttatttattgtttgattacatgaaaagaaatttagatttgtttataacaagTTGTGCAATTAGAAATGTTGCTCCAAACAATTTTGTCCATTGAATTAAAATCATGATTAAAGTAATCCAAGTGATTTGTCGAAATCTGAATTTTTGTCGATATTTTGCTTGTTAATTGCGTTTATGAATCGTGTcttatattaaatgaaaaaaagattggATAAATTAATGTACGTTTGTTCCTTATTTaagtttgttttttaattacaaacgtCCATTAAATATTCCGAAGAAAAAactatatatgtaatattatattttatttatatataatcagtgtagcgcttagataacttaaaaatttatttaaatacagataaaataaattacgtataaatgtatcttagataagataaagattatttaatttttatttatttagataaaagattaaaaaactcATAggtttatctagataattttcaaataatatcgttattgagcaaaaaacaatttaaaatatgaaatatgtttatatttttatttttaaataatatttttaaaaacaaaaattcttcaaataattatactgagaacaattattttttgtttttaattattacgcaaataaaaataaaaattgaaaataggataaagatatataaatataaatcacattataatataactataaattttttggaaaagttttcgaatttatagttttgggaaaatttttatattgcactactGTTAATCTGAACTGCGTTTTGATATATATTACCagtaaaaatctatagttaatattacatatttatagattttcagtactggcaataAATTTGgcaatcttgaaaaaatttgttaggATAAATGGTAACTTGGAGCTAAAGACTAAtgtctaattattaattagctaattaatgtaatatgattgattaattcttatgatatttattttatataaaaaagaaacaaaattttggaaGTAACAAGTATAAAAGCAGATACAATAACACAAGAGATTAGCCAACTTCCATATCACGCTGAGAAAACCAGTTCTCGTCCGATCACTGAAGTCAAGCAGCGTTGAGCACGGTTagtacttggatgggtgaccgcttgggaacaCCGTGTGATGTTGgcctcaatttttttttatttttttttagacaagcagatacatttataattcttttttgttttcttagaaaataatgaaaaaaaatttttattttaaatttaaagaacccatatttgaaatataatgttCTTATATCATacatgatatatgtatatactcgtataatacgtataatatatatgaaattatatatacaacaaatttttttccgtgatttaatattataattaaataatttttcttacaaatttaaggaatgtgaaaaaagtttttgtggataacaaaaatgataaattaaaataattaaaagaacaaacaagttaatatatttatatagtaagCACTATTTAAATAGTGCTTACAACTTTGAAACACAgaaaagttttgtaaaaataatataaatagaatctatacaaattgaacaagaatgctttCTTGTCGCAGcttcaatttagaattaaaactaaaaattaattcggcgcgcagttcattgaacttcaggaaagtatataaaatcacacaaacaatacaaacaCGAAGACCTAGCGACCGTAGAAgtcattcttgttcaatttgtattgatacatcAAAGtatctctctactactttataaatagaatctttttttttttaaatgaatactTCACTGACGTCGCTCGTGTTGCGCATGCGCAAAGGACGGGCAATGGTTTTCGGATATACCGCTGGGGCGCTGATACCGCATACCGCACACGTGCAATCTAAATCAATCCAAATCGAGCGATGTATTGTGTACGTAGGTTATCCGTTTCGTTGAAGAATATTAAATTGTGATCTTAATTTAGTGTAATTCAGTATTTCGTCATGCCTACTGTAAACAGAATCACGTAAGTTATTTGTTctgtattttaatgtatttaaaatatataaaatattgtacattattctttaatataCGTAGAATCATATGTGTGGATATTATGCATTATAATTTTGTGCTTTTATAGAAAGCCCATTACACATAAGGGCAAGAAAGCTATATTGAAGAAGGAGCCTAAACTGATAGAAAATGCAAAGGAAGCTTTATGCCTGAAAGGTAACCGCACGTCACAGATCGTTACCGATTTTATGAAGGATTTGGTAAGTAGACATggaataacttttattaatgtTGCTTAAACTTTTAAGGTaagtcaatagtttttaaattaaaagtgaaatatattttccagTATGATCTGAAGAAACCTAACGCGCAAATGATGAAACAGAGAAATGATATACTGCCATTTGAGGACATTACACTTGTCGAAAAATTCTCATCCAAATATAACGCATCTCTTTTCATGATAGCTTTACACAATAAAAAACGCCCGCACAATCTTGTGATGGGTCGAACGTATGAGCATACATTACTGGACATGATAGAATTTGGAGTAGAAAATTATAAAGGATTGAAGGACTTTAAGGTCGAAAAGATCACCTCAGGAATAAAACCATTGTTAGTCTTTAATGGTGAactgtttgaaaataattatgaatatggCAGGATCAAAAATTTGTTCATTGATATGTTCCTAAGAGAAGAGGTTCAGAAGATCAGATTACAAGGTCTTGAACACGTTTTAAGTTTTACAGCTGTTGAGAATAAAATACTCTTGCGCAGTTACAGGTgagacaaaaataaatgttaacaaatttctaaatttttttatcgactctttaaaaatatcaatgaaaattgaatattgCAAGAATGTGAACATATTGAGGAATAtgcttgtaattttaatttaggatTGTATGTATTCATCAATGTTTATAGGATACTTTTGAAAAAATCCAACACAAAAACACCTAGGATAGAACTTGAAGAAATAGGTCCACGTGCTGATTTAGTTTGTAGGCGCAACAAGTTTGCCTCTGAAGATTTGTTCAAGCAAGCTTGTAAGAGGCCTAAGGCACTCAAGGTATTGTATCGATAattatttcagatttttataaattaatcagcAAAGAGGGCGatgttttattcaataaatgtgACTTTATAGGTGAAGACGAAAAAGAATATCTCCAAGGATACATTTGGAACAACATATGGCCGAATACATGTTGGAGCACAACATATTGGGAAAATTCAAACAAGGAAGATGAAAGGCTTAAAGAAAACCATAGCAGAAAAGAAGAGTGCTCAAAAGAGGAAAATTACTAACGATAATAATGACAGcgcaaagaaattaaaagaaactgCAAATTGAAAGATTTGATTGGGATGTTTATAATTAAGTgaaaagaatgtaattttaatatacttttattcaAGATATGATTATCATTTCCAACTCCAACTGCTAATATTTTGCTGATCCTGCAAtcaatgatatataatatatatgtatatagcgctcatatattctttattaacattttaaaatattgtaaaattttacctTTACAATTATTCCGCATGTAGCCAAGCATTCTCGCACTTTGTCGCATTCTTTCAATAAAGTTGTATCTTTTGGATTTTGCTCAAGTGCTCTGGTTCTGATTGCTTTTCTGAAGTTCAGAAAATGATCAATAATGTCTGCAATTTGTTTATCTTCTGTTGTTGATTTTGTGGATTGTGAAATGCCAAATTTTGAGAGAGTATTTGAAAGATAATTCGAAACAGTGGCGACAGCGCTTACATTATTACTGTTGGATgtctgtaatttaaaaaataaacataagcAAATACTTAGAAAGTAATAtgattataatacaaattttgagatatagagatattaatattttttatgcaattgaCTTACGGTATTTTGATGAAGCATCTTATTTCCTATCGCAACAAGATTTATAATCGCACGCATTGCTTTTGAAGTATCAAAATCATCTGCCAATGCTGAGTGAACCTGACTTCTTGTGTCATGTAAAgtctaaaaaaagatttaaattagtttaacaAATATTAGTAATGCGATATCAGTTTTTTTACTATTCATATGTATTAAGAAGAAATTTAATGTTGgccataaaaaatttatatactttataaatttttgtatatttgtatagaacaataatttaatatttaaaaaaacaaaatttatatacgcAGTAACTAAATTGATAACTTACTGTAAACAAAAGATTTTCATCAATTTCACCAGCTTTAAATCTTCCAGCAACATAGTTATCGCAATCATTTATGAAGTTATcaagtttttttgttattcccACTGCATTTTGCATGACTTCATCTGAGAATTCAATACCTGCAATGGAATTCAGTCTATTACACATGGactaaattatgtaaaattaattattgaacatTACTGTATGTACCTGTTCGATAATGAGAAAGTAGGCAAAGTATTCTAAGATGATTTGCTGAATAATTTTCGAGATAATTTTGTATGCTTATGGTATTTTTTAGACTCTTCGACATTTTAACATCCCCTTTCACGTTTAAATGGCCGCAATGAACCCAATAATTAACCCATTGGTCGACATCATGATAACAGCAAGATTGTGCCTCTTCATTCTCATGATGTGGAAAAGCTAAATCTATTCCACCACTGTGCATATCTACAGAATTTCCAAAGACTGTGCTGATAAAAACACATACTACTATATAGATCAGTATTGTCATATGGATAtgatcattaatatttaataacttgttatatagaaataataaaaaaaatatgtacaatattcTGAACAAATATATAGGATATCCAGTAAAGTTTGGGCAAAACTTATATGTGCTATTCAGGTCGAAcaggtaaaaaaaattcatataaacttatatttaaaatactttattgaaAGCTATAAACGTTCAAAGATTTTTGGACATGAGCTTATATGAACTTTTTTAACCTACTTGATCTTATTAACACATTGTTTAAATTTGGTCCTACCTTTTTGGACACCATAAATTAACACATAAAATCTAAAATGTTCACAcacaaaaattttcatatacaaCACAAAAAgagaattgatttttaaaattaccttGCAATTGCACTGCATTCTATGTGCCATCCTGGTCTACCTTGGCCCCATGGAGATTTCCAAGATGGTTCATTTTCTTTTGCTGCTTTCCATAATGCAAAATCTAATACTGACTTTCTTCCTATATTCTGATCTTTTGCAGTTAAAGGAGCATCATCAGTTAAAGGAGTTGACAATTTACCATATCTGTTATATTTGCTGGTATTAAAATAAACAGATcctataaaaaatgatttgtgaGTAAAAAGAAGTCAATTTTTTATAGTGATAagattcaaatattaataaataccaTCTTTTGTAACGTAACCATCATCCTTAGCTATAAGCCTCTTAATAAACTGAATAATTTGTGGTATATAGTTTGTAACTCTACAGCGTAAATAGGGCTCGCGAATATTTAACTTATTCATATCCGCAAAAAATTCAGTCTCGAAATGTCTTGACAAAGCCTCGAAATCTTTTCCACTTTCAATGGAACGTCTTATTATCTTGTCATCAATATCAGTTATACCCATAATCAATAATacatctatattaaaataatctgataGAATTCGACGAATAATATCAGATTTTATGTAAGTGCTACAACAAATGATATAAGAAAGTAAATTAGTTTATATAACAAGCATTTAAAACTGTAAGCAGTTATCTTTGTTGATTTATTACaaccaaaataaataataaatttgcagaattataataaattataatcctGATAATTGCAAAGCATTCCATTGCTgtacattacattaaaattatatattaattgaataattaataacagGTCAAACATAGTagcaataaacaaaaattcttgtaatacttttaatcgagaaaatatttaacattacttttattagataatttaaatatcagCTGTTAATTGAGACTAAAACTCAATGAttcaactgaaaaaaaaagcagtgaatttatatatttttattacgttgCATGTCCAATATGTGCCGAGTCGTAGACTGTAGGTCCGCAAATATACCAGttcaaaatattctttgtcTTTAAAATAAGTGGCACCTTGCATTTTGTTATCGGATTATATATAGACACCTCGGTCTGATATCCCACTGGCTTTATCCACTTCGGCCTGTCTTGACATTTTGCCTCGGTATTTACGAAACGTTTGCAACCATGGATCAACTTACGCGTTATACAAGAAGCTTtcattctttcttattttatttttcagttatcTCGTATgtgataattcttttaattttgaatcCCTTTCTTCTTCAGAGAGATTTAGGTTAGATTCATTTGAATGCTTTTATCATCCATTAGATTATTAATTTGGCATAAAACTTCTTAAACttatattagaattaaattcctttttaattaaaattatgaatgagtttatatattaaatttctaaacaaAGATTGGATTAAcctataaaaaaaatcgtacaatatCAAGATCAGACAGGAACCTGAGATAGCGTTTTTTCTTGGGAGAACAAGTGTGCACTGAGCAgtactgagtgtgcactcgccacaggtaattgggcgtttccgttggcacagtcatcgcgcgaaccgaaacgtccaattgccagcggcgagtgcacactagTGATGGTGGATTTTTAATCGATTCATCGAGAATCGATTATTTTGGGCGAAAATAAATCGATTATTTcccaatttttcaaattgcgattaattgttgaatcaatttTTTCCTAAGGGCCTCTTTCATCAATCTCGGTTAAAACTAAAGctcgtatcagactacgcattgaagattgagattgaagattaaagattgaaatttgaccaatcaaaacaaggaaattttaacttcttttattttgattggccatagctcaatctttaatcttcaataatcaatttttaatgcgTAGTTTGATACGGGCTTAATCAAGAGGTCCATTGAccaattgcatttattatttcacACAATAggcaatgcgattggtcaattccaataaattaacttttcgGTTAGCTCTAACcaagattggtgaaagaggccTTGAATCGGGGttttaatttgaagatattCTTTTTTCTGCCTGTGTTCCGATATTCCGCCTTTAGCTATCGCATACTGAACGCAATGAGAGTTCTTTTTCCACACACAACAGGGTGGATCTCGATAGCACACCATTACTCACAGCGactgatgcctagagtttttccgttgggttagataagtcaagatgattggttggtgggctatcgcaccgtgcgctatcggatcccgtccgttGCCCGTGCTATTCGCTGCCGTTTCTATGTTCGTTTTTGCTCCGCGCTAGTCGGATACTCCATTTTTCGCACGGATTCGCGCGTG contains these protein-coding regions:
- the LOC105203647 gene encoding probable cysteine--tRNA ligase, mitochondrial isoform X2 — translated: MQHVLLIMGITDIDDKIIRRSIESGKDFEALSRHFETEFFADMNKLNIREPYLRCRVTNYIPQIIQFIKRLIAKDDGYVTKDGSVYFNTSKYNRYGKLSTPLTDDAPLTAKDQNIGRKSVLDFALWKAAKENEPSWKSPWGQGRPGWHIECSAIASTVFGNSVDMHSGGIDLAFPHHENEEAQSCCYHDVDQWVNYWVHCGHLNVKGDVKMSKSLKNTISIQNYLENYSANHLRILCLLSHYRTGIEFSDEVMQNAVGITKKLDNFINDCDNYVAGRFKAGEIDENLLFTTLHDTRSQVHSALADDFDTSKAMRAIINLVAIGNKMLHQNTTSNSNNVSAVATVSNYLSNTLSKFGISQSTKSTTEDKQIADIIDHFLNFRKAIRTRALEQNPKDTTLLKECDKVRECLATCGIIVKDQQNISSWSWK
- the LOC105203647 gene encoding probable cysteine--tRNA ligase, mitochondrial isoform X1 — its product is MKASCITRKLIHGCKRFVNTEAKCQDRPKWIKPVGYQTEVSIYNPITKCKVPLILKTKNILNWYICGPTVYDSAHIGHATTYIKSDIIRRILSDYFNIDVLLIMGITDIDDKIIRRSIESGKDFEALSRHFETEFFADMNKLNIREPYLRCRVTNYIPQIIQFIKRLIAKDDGYVTKDGSVYFNTSKYNRYGKLSTPLTDDAPLTAKDQNIGRKSVLDFALWKAAKENEPSWKSPWGQGRPGWHIECSAIASTVFGNSVDMHSGGIDLAFPHHENEEAQSCCYHDVDQWVNYWVHCGHLNVKGDVKMSKSLKNTISIQNYLENYSANHLRILCLLSHYRTGIEFSDEVMQNAVGITKKLDNFINDCDNYVAGRFKAGEIDENLLFTTLHDTRSQVHSALADDFDTSKAMRAIINLVAIGNKMLHQNTTSNSNNVSAVATVSNYLSNTLSKFGISQSTKSTTEDKQIADIIDHFLNFRKAIRTRALEQNPKDTTLLKECDKVRECLATCGIIVKDQQNISSWSWK
- the LOC105203648 gene encoding ribosome production factor 2 homolog; this encodes MPTVNRITKPITHKGKKAILKKEPKLIENAKEALCLKGNRTSQIVTDFMKDLYDLKKPNAQMMKQRNDILPFEDITLVEKFSSKYNASLFMIALHNKKRPHNLVMGRTYEHTLLDMIEFGVENYKGLKDFKVEKITSGIKPLLVFNGELFENNYEYGRIKNLFIDMFLREEVQKIRLQGLEHVLSFTAVENKILLRSYRILLKKSNTKTPRIELEEIGPRADLVCRRNKFASEDLFKQACKRPKALKVKTKKNISKDTFGTTYGRIHVGAQHIGKIQTRKMKGLKKTIAEKKSAQKRKITNDNNDSAKKLKETAN